The stretch of DNA GTTAGATTTGACACTGACGCGATCACGTTATCCTAGTCGTCCAGGGGTCATGGCCCCCAACAGATCAAATTCCGGATACCAGTGAGTTTTTGATGTAAAATTACGAACCCTCGCGAGACACGCGTCGACGTGCATCAACTTTAGACTCGAAGGAAGTCCGAGCGTGGATGAAGGAGCTTGATGGATTCAAGATACCCGACCTTGCTCCAACCGTTGATGGTTCATGCGGTGGTGAtcccgctgctgctgctgctgccgctcAGCGAGGATGGTGGACCTGTGGAGGATATACACGTAGCACTGGTACGTCTTCAATTCTCGTCCTTGATTCTATGCTTACCTTTGCGCAGACATCGTATCTTGCCCGGATAAAAACACTTGGGGTGTAAGGTATGTCGCCCTACATTTTTATCCGTTGTTGCTGACTGACACGGGCATATCAGCTTCGACGACGGGCCATCCGTCTACAGTAAGTCGCGTAACTTCCCCTTATAATTTTTCTGTGATCTAACTTTGTTCAGCTCCGTGAGTATTCATTTAGTTGTGTCTTACGCCTATCTGACATTTTTGGCTCCGCAAGATACGTACTCGACTACCtgaaacaaaaaaatctcACCGCAACTTTCTTCGTCGTTGGTTCTCGTGTTGTTCAACACCCCGCTATTCTGATTGAAGAGTACATGGCCGGCCATGAAATCAGCGTTCACACTTGGTCCCATAGTAAAGTATGTGCTGAGTGGCATTGCTTTTTTTGTCCTATTTTTTTAACTATGATCTCTAGCCATTGACCTCTCTGACCAACGAGCAAATCGTGGCTGAGCTGGGCTGGACTCGGCGAGTCATCAAAGATGTTCTTGGTGTTACACCGACAACAATGCGACCTCCTTGGGGTGACATCGGTGGGTTTCATATATTCCTGTGTCCACGGTTTGAATGACTAATTCGATTATAAAGATGACCGTGTTCGCGCAATCTCTATGGCAATGGGTATGGTTCCTATTATGTGGACTGCCACTCCCACCGGAAATAAATTTGACACCAATGGTGAGGTGACTCTTAAGATTATAGTAAACCTAAGCTGACGACACCTTATCAGACTGGATGGTTGCTGGCGGCAGTGTCAACGGCTCTGAATCATTCAAATCCTTCCAGTCAATCCTGACTCAAGCATCAACCCTGGAAACGGGGTAATTTATGCCTTTAGCTTTCTTCTGTCATTTCACTTACAATATCCTACCAGATTTATTGTTTTACAGCATGACCTTTCTGAGTTGACTGTTGATCTCGCAGTTGGATACACTCTAGAGGCCGCTCTTTCTCATGTTCCAAGGTTCAATGTAAGTAGCCATCATAATATTTAGGGACCCATCTCATCAGGAATTATATGCAGCTGGAACCCATTGGCCAATGCCAGCACTTCCCTAAGGCAAATCTTTACCTTGAGACCAACCTGAACCAAACCTTCCCATTCCGAAATCAATCAGCTGGAGGTGTCGACGTATCTGGCGACGGTACAGTAGACACAAAGTCTGGAGACGGTGGCTCAACGGCAGCCGATGTCAGCAAAGCCAATGCCGACTCTCCTATCAGCGCCGCTGTTTCGACTAATATACCCCTTCTGAGCTGTTTGACAGTGGTCGTGTGTGCAGTGATGAGCATCTTGCTCTAAGTACGAGTAATTGTTGTAGTGTTATCTTTGTCTGATGTTTTATCCTGTTCGATGATTCCAACTTTTATGAACTGACGTTACAGAATGTTATGTAGGGAATCATCAAAGGACTCTTTCTCCAGTTTTCTGCTCAAAGGCTTCCGTAGCAATACATTACTAGGATTATGTGGACATTCGTTGTGACTGAATAGTATTTTTATTGTTCGTGAAAATTAGTTATGCTAAGTATACCGAGACTTCTCGAAGCAGACAGCTAACGGCAATAACGGAACAAATCA from Psilocybe cubensis strain MGC-MH-2018 chromosome 7, whole genome shotgun sequence encodes:
- a CDS encoding Chitin deacetylase gives rise to the protein MKFYTLAVFTALSFSSISAHSLNPRHNLYAKRQTGIPGSSANGPPAPPTATASSVLSSASVMPNPTTSSSSTANILPPVDSSSTSTSISASSTSSEKPTGPPPLATWTGVPPLESITLGMPTRPIPPVTATYAPGARPPIAGAPVLPTGLVQGSWPPTDQIPDTNSKEVRAWMKELDGFKIPDLAPTVDGSCGGDPAAAAAAAQRGWWTCGGYTRSTDIVSCPDKNTWGVSFDDGPSVYSKYVLDYLKQKNLTATFFVVGSRVVQHPAILIEEYMAGHEISVHTWSHSKPLTSLTNEQIVAELGWTRRVIKDVLGVTPTTMRPPWGDIDDRVRAISMAMGMVPIMWTATPTGNKFDTNDWMVAGGSVNGSESFKSFQSILTQASTLETGFIVLQHDLSELTVDLAVGYTLEAALSHVPRFNLEPIGQCQHFPKANLYLETNLNQTFPFRNQSAGGVDVSGDGTVDTKSGDGGSTAADVSKANADSPISAAVSTNIPLLSCLTVVVCAVMSILL